A window of Lujinxingia sediminis contains these coding sequences:
- the plsX gene encoding phosphate acyltransferase PlsX encodes MLGWVSSSEFRWRGSAGVARIVRSRESITIAVDAMGGDHAPAALVAAVAEASLRGGVGQGVNFLLVGDEIAMTEALFELDHNSERIQLYHAPTVIGMGERAQVALEARSDSSIVQACALVKAGEADALVSAGHPGAAVLAATRHFGLVGGLGRAALASVYPTPRVRGETDDPFSLILDVGASLRARPEELLGFGLMGSAYARIVSRNERPRVALLSNSRESTMGTPEVVRAHELLSRHDAIHFYGNIEGHEIPRGLADVVVCEGFVGDVAIKILEGVSEAAFDLARAAYHERVAWRMGLKLLSGGLQKIKQLTDFEAYGGAPLLGLEKVVILCHPRSGRRAVGNALRLAIKNVRAELPAAIAEALDTGMSQG; translated from the coding sequence GGTTGATGCGATGGGGGGGGATCATGCGCCGGCGGCGCTTGTCGCGGCGGTGGCTGAGGCGAGCCTGAGGGGAGGAGTGGGTCAGGGGGTGAACTTTTTGCTGGTGGGCGATGAGATCGCGATGACAGAAGCGCTCTTTGAGTTGGATCATAACTCGGAGCGGATTCAGCTCTATCATGCGCCTACGGTCATCGGGATGGGGGAGCGGGCGCAGGTGGCGTTGGAGGCGCGTTCGGACTCCTCGATCGTGCAGGCCTGTGCTCTGGTCAAGGCTGGAGAGGCCGATGCGCTGGTATCGGCGGGGCATCCGGGGGCGGCGGTGCTGGCGGCGACGCGTCATTTCGGGCTGGTAGGGGGGCTGGGGCGAGCGGCGCTGGCGAGCGTGTATCCGACGCCCAGGGTGCGGGGGGAGACGGATGATCCTTTTAGCTTGATTCTGGATGTGGGGGCGAGTCTGAGGGCCAGGCCCGAGGAATTACTGGGGTTTGGCTTGATGGGCTCGGCGTATGCGCGGATTGTCAGTCGTAATGAGCGGCCGCGGGTGGCGCTTTTGTCGAACAGCCGCGAGAGTACGATGGGGACGCCGGAAGTGGTGCGGGCGCATGAATTGTTGAGTCGCCATGATGCGATTCATTTTTATGGCAATATCGAGGGGCACGAGATCCCGCGCGGGCTTGCTGATGTGGTGGTCTGTGAGGGATTTGTGGGGGATGTGGCCATTAAGATCCTGGAGGGGGTCAGTGAGGCGGCCTTTGATCTGGCACGCGCGGCCTACCATGAGCGCGTGGCGTGGCGGATGGGATTGAAGTTGTTGAGTGGCGGACTTCAGAAAATCAAACAACTCACCGATTTTGAGGCTTACGGCGGGGCGCCGCTTCTGGGGTTGGAGAAGGTGGTGATCTTGTGCCATCCGCGTTCGGGACGACGGGCGGTGGGCAATGCGTTGCGCCTTGCGATCAAGAATGTACGCGCGGAGTTGCCAGCGGCGATTGCCGAGGCTCTGGACACCGGTATGAGTCAGGGTTGA